A stretch of DNA from Nocardioides sp. Arc9.136:
GGCCGACATCGAGCCGATCATCGCGAAGACGTTCTCGCAGCCGTCGGAGTAGGCCTGCTGGTCGGCGGCCGCGTCGGTGCGGCTGTCGTAGGACTTCAGCGCGAGCTTGCGGCCGCAGATGTCGGTGGAGGCGTTGAAGTACGCGACGTACGCCTTGACCGCGTCCTGGCTGGACTCGAAGATGCCCGGCACCGGACCGGAGATGTCCGAGGCGTTGCCGATGGTGATCGTCTTGTCGTCGATGCCGGTCTGGTTCTTGAAGCCGTCGCACGAGCCGGCCTGGGTGCCGCCGTCCGCGGCGTTCTCGCCGCCCGGCTGGGCGGCGTCGCCGCCACCGCCTCCCGTGGACCCGGTCGCCCCCGACCCGCCGGCCGTGCTCCCGGTCGAGCCGCCCGTCGAGCCGGTGCTGCCGCCGAGGTCGGCCCCGGTGCCCGCGTCGCCCGTCGCGGCGCCCGGGACGTCGCCACCGGCGACCACGCCGCCCTCGGCACCCGCGGCGAGGCCGCCCGCCCCGACCACCTGGTTCGGGTCGAGCTGCGAGCCGCACGCGGCGAGGGCGAGGGTGAGCGCTCCGGCGAGGACGCCGAGGGCGACCGATCCGGGTTGGTGACGTCGAAGGCTGGGCACGGGTCCTCCACAGGAACTAGAACAGGTACTAGTTCCTGAACGAGGCGGTCACCGAAAGGTGACGGCGCCCACACGTTTCGTCCGGCGGGATGTGGGTTGGCCGGTCCGGGCCTGCCGGAATCCCCGGCCCCCCGGGGTTTCCGGCACTCCTCGGCCGTTGCAACCCCTGAGAGGTGCCGGTTCTCCCTGAGGAGATCAGCGGCCCCGCGACAGCGACGGCCCCGCAGCGCCGCCGTCGGGGACGCCCGCGTCCCCCGAGACCAGCGCCAGGGCGTCGCCGAACGTGCAGACGGTCAGCGCGCGCAGCGCCCCGCCGTCCTCGAGGTGGTCGCCGGCCCGCAGCGACATCATGACGTTGAGGAGCATGCCGTGCGCCACGAAGTCGCGGGCCTGCTCGTCGGTGCAGCCGGTCGCCAGGATCGTCGCGTAGATCCGGTCCATGCAACGCCGACCGACGGCGCCGATCTCCTCGACGGAGCCCGCGGAGAAGCCGTGCATCAGCACCTGGAGGGTGTCGTCGACCCCCATCAGGTCGGCGTACGCGGCTCCGAGCCGCTCCCAGTCCGCATCCCGATTCGGGTCGAACGGACCCTCGTCGAGGACGG
This window harbors:
- a CDS encoding TetR/AcrR family transcriptional regulator, which translates into the protein MSADARRALLLEAGARAFARAGFHGTTTDAIAKEAGVSQPYVVRMFGTKLELFLEVFEAAGERVRAAFAAVLDEGPFDPNRDADWERLGAAYADLMGVDDTLQVLMHGFSAGSVEEIGAVGRRCMDRIYATILATGCTDEQARDFVAHGMLLNVMMSLRAGDHLEDGGALRALTVCTFGDALALVSGDAGVPDGGAAGPSLSRGR